Sequence from the uncultured Bacteroides sp. genome:
GTAAAAGGTGGTGGTCACGGTGACTACAGACTTATTGCCCTGGCTCCTGCTTCCGTACAGGAAATGGCCGATTTTGTAGGACTAGGTTTTGAACTGGCTTTCAAATATAGAAACCCTGCTATCATCCTTGCTGATGGTGTGATTGGCCAAATGATGGAGAAAGTTGTACTTCCTGCACAAAGAAAACGCCGCACCGACGAAGAGGTTATTGCTCAATGTCCTTGGGCTACTACCGGAAAAGCGAATGGTCGCAAGCCTAACATCATCACTTCTTTAGAGCTTGACCCGGCTGTAATGGAACAAAACAATATTCGTTTTCAGGCTAAATATAAAGAGATAGAGGAAAACGAGGTACGATATGAAGAAATAAACTGTGAAGATGCAGATTATTTAATCGTAGCGTTTGGATCTAGTGCCCGTATTTGTCAAAAGTCTATTGAGCTGGCTCGTGCCGAAGGTATTAAAGTGGGGCTTCTTCGTCCTATCACTCTATGGCCTTTCCCAACTAAGATAATTGCTAAGTACGCAGAGAAAGTAAAAGGTATGATCTCTGTAGAACTTAATGCAGGCCAAATGGTAGAAGACATTCGTCTAGCTGTTAATGGTCGTGTGAAAGTTGAACATTTCGGACGTCTTGGAGGTATTGTTCCTGATCCTGATGAG
This genomic interval carries:
- a CDS encoding 3-methyl-2-oxobutanoate dehydrogenase subunit VorB; this encodes MEEEVVLMKGNEAISHAAIRYGADGYFGYPITPQSEVLETLADLKPWETTGMVVLQAESEVAAINMVYGGAGSGKMVLTSSSSPGVSLKQEGISYIAGAELPCLIVNVMRGGPGLGTIQPSQADYFQTVKGGGHGDYRLIALAPASVQEMADFVGLGFELAFKYRNPAIILADGVIGQMMEKVVLPAQRKRRTDEEVIAQCPWATTGKANGRKPNIITSLELDPAVMEQNNIRFQAKYKEIEENEVRYEEINCEDADYLIVAFGSSARICQKSIELARAEGIKVGLLRPITLWPFPTKIIAKYAEKVKGMISVELNAGQMVEDIRLAVNGRVKVEHFGRLGGIVPDPDEVVEAIKEKLIK